One stretch of Herpetosiphonaceae bacterium DNA includes these proteins:
- the rarD gene encoding EamA family transporter RarD — translation MNKGVLYAAGAYILWGLLPIFWKALHHVPALEILAHRMVWSLVFVLALLAVQGHWAWLGVVFQNASVLLAFTTTAVLLSLNWFIYIWAVNAGYIVETSLGYFINPLVNVLLGTLFLKERLRRWQAVAIAVAVSGVLYLTVQYGALPWIALTLAGSFGIYGLLRKTASLNSLEGLTLETLLLFPPALAYLIYLEWAGRGAFAHTDLTTSLLLVASGVATALPLLLFASGARRITLTLTGILQYIAPTMQLLIGVLIYGESLSGDRLIGFCLIWLALAIYSVEGLLRSGRSARLHTIAQKS, via the coding sequence ATGAATAAGGGTGTGCTCTACGCTGCGGGCGCGTATATCCTATGGGGTCTGCTCCCGATCTTTTGGAAGGCGCTGCACCACGTGCCTGCGCTCGAAATTCTAGCGCATCGAATGGTCTGGTCGCTGGTCTTTGTGCTGGCGCTGCTGGCCGTTCAAGGCCACTGGGCCTGGCTGGGCGTGGTCTTCCAGAATGCTAGCGTGCTGCTGGCCTTTACCACAACTGCGGTGCTGCTCTCGCTCAACTGGTTTATCTATATCTGGGCCGTTAACGCTGGATACATCGTCGAGACGAGCCTGGGCTACTTCATCAATCCGCTGGTCAACGTGCTGCTGGGCACGCTCTTTTTGAAGGAGCGGCTGCGTCGCTGGCAGGCTGTGGCGATTGCGGTCGCGGTCAGCGGCGTGCTCTATCTGACGGTGCAGTACGGCGCGCTGCCGTGGATCGCGCTGACGCTGGCCGGCTCGTTCGGAATCTATGGTCTGCTGCGAAAAACCGCGTCGCTCAACTCGCTTGAGGGCCTGACCCTGGAGACGCTGCTGCTCTTTCCGCCCGCGCTGGCCTATCTGATCTATCTTGAGTGGGCCGGACGCGGCGCGTTCGCTCATACCGATCTCACGACGAGCCTGCTGCTGGTCGCTTCGGGTGTCGCGACGGCGCTGCCGCTGCTGCTGTTTGCCTCAGGCGCGCGGCGCATTACGCTGACCCTGACGGGTATTCTGCAATATATCGCGCCGACGATGCAACTCCTGATCGGCGTGCTGATCTACGGCGAGTCGCTCAGCGGCGATCGGCTGATCGGCTTCTGCCTGATCTGGCTGGCGCTGGCGATCTATAGCGTCGAGGGGCTGCTGCGCAGTGGACGATCCGCGCGGCTCCACACGATTGCGCAGAAGTCCTAG
- the pepT gene encoding peptidase T has protein sequence MTDLTTALETRLLRYVQVDTQSNEASSTVPSTRGQLELLKQLQQELETLGAQDVRCNDQGFVIATVPATVDAEGLSTIAFFAHVDTAPAFHATGVKPLVHRSYDGKPIVLPDDPTQVLSPEVNPYLGEKIGDDIITASGTTLLGADDKAGVAIIMTLVEYLLAHPDIPHGEIRVCFTPDEEIGTGINHLDVAALAADFGYTLDGGEVGKLVYETFSADKAVVTITGVSTHTGTAFGSMVNALPLAAKIIGMLPQHTRTPETTQGRDGFIHVYNIDGGAAAATVSFLIRDFEIEGLNSHGDLIRSVCAAVQATEPRATITCTITPQYRNMRYWLEHDMRAVDVAVRAMRAAGIEPIFEPTRGGTDGSKLTERGLPTPNLFTGMQDIHGPLEWISVQDMEKALKVCVELVRTAAA, from the coding sequence ATGACCGATCTGACCACCGCTCTTGAAACACGCTTGCTGCGCTACGTACAGGTAGATACGCAGAGCAACGAAGCTTCAAGCACGGTGCCGAGCACACGCGGACAGCTAGAGCTGCTGAAACAGCTTCAGCAAGAGTTGGAGACGCTGGGCGCGCAGGATGTCCGCTGCAACGACCAGGGCTTTGTGATCGCGACGGTTCCGGCGACCGTCGATGCAGAGGGCCTATCCACGATCGCCTTCTTTGCGCATGTGGACACCGCACCGGCCTTCCATGCTACAGGCGTCAAGCCGCTGGTCCACCGCAGCTACGACGGCAAGCCGATCGTGCTGCCCGACGATCCGACGCAGGTGCTCTCTCCGGAGGTCAACCCGTACCTGGGCGAGAAGATCGGCGACGACATCATCACCGCCAGCGGCACCACGCTGCTCGGCGCCGACGATAAGGCCGGTGTCGCGATCATCATGACGCTGGTGGAGTATCTGCTGGCACATCCCGATATTCCGCATGGCGAGATCCGCGTGTGCTTCACGCCCGACGAAGAGATCGGCACCGGCATCAACCATCTTGACGTGGCCGCGCTGGCTGCCGATTTCGGCTACACGCTCGACGGCGGCGAGGTTGGCAAGCTGGTCTATGAGACGTTCTCCGCCGACAAAGCCGTTGTGACGATCACCGGCGTCTCGACGCATACCGGCACGGCGTTCGGGTCGATGGTCAACGCGCTGCCGCTCGCCGCGAAGATTATCGGCATGCTGCCGCAGCACACGCGCACGCCCGAAACGACCCAGGGACGCGACGGCTTTATCCACGTGTACAATATCGACGGCGGCGCGGCGGCGGCGACCGTTTCGTTCCTGATCCGCGATTTCGAGATCGAGGGCCTCAACAGCCACGGCGATCTGATCCGCTCGGTCTGCGCGGCGGTCCAGGCGACGGAGCCACGCGCCACGATCACCTGCACGATCACGCCGCAGTACCGCAACATGCGCTACTGGCTGGAGCATGATATGCGCGCGGTCGATGTCGCGGTGCGCGCAATGCGCGCGGCGGGCATCGAGCCGATCTTCGAGCCGACGCGCGGCGGCACCGATGGCTCGAAGCTGACCGAGCGCGGCCTGCCCACGCCGAATCTGTTCACCGGCATGCAGGATATTCACGGCCCGCTGGAGTGGATCAGCGTGCAGGATATGGAGAAGGCGCTCAAGGTCTGTGTCGAGCTGGTACGTACGGCGGCAGCCTGA